In Elephas maximus indicus isolate mEleMax1 chromosome 7, mEleMax1 primary haplotype, whole genome shotgun sequence, the following proteins share a genomic window:
- the TPBGL gene encoding trophoblast glycoprotein-like — MAPHAGQPGARGPLLPGLLLVAAALSRPAAPCPFQCYCFAGPKLLLRCASGAELRQPPRDVPPDARNLTIVGANLTVLRAAAFAGGDADGEQKEAGVRLPLLTALRLTQNNIEVVEDGAFDGLPSLEALDLSQNPLRALGGAAFRGLPALRSLQLNQALAQGGPALLESLDAALAPLADLRLLGLAGNALSRLPLAALRLPRLEQLDARRNALAGLGTDELRALERDGDLPGPRLLLADNPLRCGCAARPLLAWIRNATERVPDARRLRCAAPRPLHNRSFLDLDEAWLRCADGDADGRGEEVDLSGPELEASYVFFGLVLALIGLIFLMVLYLNRRGIQRWMRNLREACRDQMEGYHYRYEQDADPRRAPTTAAPASSCATSPGSGL; from the coding sequence ATGGCCCCGCACGCGGGACAGCCGGGAGCTCGGGGGCCGCTGCTGCCGGGGCTGCTGCTCGTGGCGGCGGCGCTGAGCCGGCCTGCCGCGCCCTGTCCCTTCCAATGCTACTGTTTTGCCGGCCCCAAGCTGCTATTGCGCTGTGCGTCCGGCGCCGAGCTCCGGCAGCCGCCGCGGGACGTACCACCCGACGCGCGCAACCTCACCATCGTGGGCGCCAACCTGACCGTGCTGCGCGCTGCCGCCTTCGCCGGCGGGGACGCGGACGGGGAGCAGAAAGAGGCAGGCGTGCGCCTACCGCTCCTGACCGCGCTGCGCCTCACGCAAAACAACATCGAGGTGGTGGAGGACGGCGCCTTCGACGGGCTGCCCAGCCTAGAGGCGCTGGACCTGAGTCAGAACCCATTGCGCGCCCTGGGCGGCGCCGCTTTCCGCGGGCTGCCGGCGCTACGCTCGCTGCAGCTCAACCAAGCGCTGGCGCAGGGCGGCCCCGCGCTGCTGGAGAGCCTGGACGCCGCGCTGGCTCCGCTGGCCGACCTGCGCCTCCTAGGCCTGGCAGGCAACGCACTGAGCCGCCTGCCACTCGCCGCTCTGCGCCTGCCGCGCCTGGAGCAGCTGGACGCGCGCCGCAACGCGCTTGCTGGCCTGGGCACCGACGAGCTTCGCGCGCTAGAGCGAGATGGCGACCTCCCCGGGCCGCGCCTCTTGCTCGCCGACAACCCTCTGCGCTGTGGCTGCGCTGCGCGCCCCCTGCTGGCCTGGATACGCAACGCTACGGAGCGCGTACCCGACGCGCGGCGCTTACGGTGCGCCGCCCCGCGGCCGCTGCACAACCGGTCGTTCCTGGACCTGGATGAGGCCTGGCTGCGCTGCGCCGACGGCGACGCGGATGGTCGCGGGGAAGAAGTGGACCTCTCAGGCCCGGAGCTAGAAGCCTCCTACGTCTTCTTCGGTCTAGTACTTGCGCTCATCGGCCTCATTTTCCTTATGGTGCTCTACCTAAACCGTCGCGGCATCCAGCGCTGGATGCGCAACTTGCGCGAGGCCTGCCGGGACCAGATGGAGGGCTACCACTACCGCTACGAGCAGGACGCCGACCCGCGTCGCGCGCCCACTACGGCTGCCCCCGCCAGCTCCTGCGCCACCTCCCCAGGCTCAGGCCTCTGA